The Pan troglodytes isolate AG18354 chromosome 1, NHGRI_mPanTro3-v2.0_pri, whole genome shotgun sequence genome includes a region encoding these proteins:
- the ADAM15 gene encoding disintegrin and metalloproteinase domain-containing protein 15 isoform X3: MRLALLWALGLLGAGSPLPSWPLPNIGGTEEQQAESEKAPREPLEPQVLQDDLPISLKKVLQTSLPEPLRIKLELDGDSHILELLQNRELVPGRPTLVWYQPDGTRVVSEGHTLENCCYQGRVRGYAGSWVSVCTCSGLRGLVVLTPERSYTLEQGPGDLQGPPIISRIQDLHLPGHTCALSWRESVHTQTPPEHPLGQRHIRRRRDVVTETKTVELVIVADHSEAQKYQDFQHLLNRTLEVALLLDTFFQPLNVRVALVGLEAWTQRDLVEISPNPAVTLENFLHWRRAHLLPRLPHDSAQLVTGTSFSGPTVGMAIQNSICSPDFSGGVNMDHSTSILGVASSIAHELGHSLGLDHDLPGNSCPCPGPAPAKTCIMEASTDFLPGLNFSNCSRRALEKALLDGMGSCLFERLPSLPTMAAFCGNMFVEPGEQCDCGFLDDCIDPCCDSSTCQLRPGAQCASDGPCCQNCQLRPSGWQCRPTRGDCDLPEFCPGDSSQCPPDVSLGDGEPCAGGQAVCMHGRCASYAQQCQSLWGPGAQPAAPLCLQTANTRGNAFGSCGRNPSGSYVSCTPRDAICGQLQCQTGRTQPLLGSIQDLLWETIDVNGTELNCSWVHLDLGSDVAQPLLTLPGTACGPGLVCIDHRCQRVDLLGAQECRSKCHGHGVCDSNRHCYCEEGWAPPDCTTQLKATSSLTTGLLLSLLVLLVLVMLGASYWYRARLHQRLCQLKGPTCQYRAAQSGPPERPGPPQRALLAQGTKQASALSFPAPPSRPLPPDPVSKRLQSQGPAKPPPPRKPLPADPQGRCPSGDLPGPGAGIPPLVVPSRPAPPPPTVSSLYL; this comes from the exons GTGGCACTGAGGAGCAGCAGGCAGAGTCAGAGAAGGCCCCGAGGGAGCCCTTGGAGCCCCAGGTCCTTCAGGACGATCTCCCAATTAGCCTCAAAAAGGTGCTTCAG ACCAGTCTGCCTGAGCCCCTGAGGATCAAGTTGGAGCTGGACGGTGACAGTCATATCCTGGAGCTGCTACAGAATAG GGAGTTGGTCCCAGGCCGCCCAACCCTGGTGTGGTACCAGCCCGATGGCACTCGGGTGGTCAGTGAGGGACACACTCTG GAGAACTGCTGCTACCAGGGAAGAGTGCGGGGATATGCAGGCTCCTGGGTGTCCGTCTGCACCTGCTCTGGGCTCAG aggCTTGGTGGTCCTGACCCCAGAGAGAAGCTATACCCTGGAGCAGGGGCCTGGGGACCTTCAGGGTCCTCCCATTATTTCGCGAATCCAAGATCTCCACCTGCCAGGCCACACCTGTGCCCTGAGCTGGCGGGAATCTGTACACACTCAGACGCCACCAGAGCACCCCCTGGGACAGCGCCACATTCGCCGG AGGCGGGATGTGGTAACAGAGACCAAGACTGTGGAGTTGGTGATTGTGGCTGATCACTCGGAG GCCCAGAAATACCAGGACTTCCAGCACCTGCTAAACCGCACACTGGAAGTGGCTCTCTTGCTGGACACA TTCTTCCAGCCCCTGAATGTACGAGTGGCACTAGTGGGCCTGGAGGCCTGGACCCAGCGTGACCTGGTGGAGATCAGCCCAAACCCAGCTGTCACCCTCGAAAACTTCCTCCACTGGCGCAGGGCACATTTGCTGCCTCGATTGCCCCATGACAGTGCCCAGCTGGTGAC TGGTACTTCATTCTCTGGGCCTACGGTGGGCATGGCCATTCAGAACTCCATCTGTTCTCCTGACTTCTCAGGAGGTGTGAACATG GACCACTCCACCAGCATCCTGGGAGTCGCCTCCTCCATAGCCCATGAGTTGGGCCACAGCCTGGGCCTGGACCATGATTTGCCTGGGAATAGCTGCCCCTGTCCAGGTCCAGCCCCAGCCAAGACCTGCATCATGGAGGCCTCCACAGA CTTCCTACCAGGCCTGAATTTCAGCAACTGCAGCCGACGGGCCCTGGAGAAAGCCCTCCTGGATGGAATGGGCAGCTGCCTCTTTGAACGGCTGCCTAGCCTACCCACTATGGCTGCTTTCTGCGGAAATATGTTTGTGGAGCCGGGCGAGCAGTGTGACTGTGGCTTCCTGGAT GACTGCATCGATCCCTGCTGTGATTCCTCGACCTGCCAGCTGAGGCCAGGTGCACAGTGTGCATCTGACGGACCCTGTTGTCAAAATTGCCAG CTGCGCCCGTCTGGCTGGCAGTGTCGTCCTACCAGAGGGGATTGTGACTTGCCTGAATTCTGCCCAGGAGACAGCTCCCAGTGTCCCCCTGATGTCAGCCTAGGGGATGGCGAGCCCTGCGCTGGTGGGCAAGCTGTGTGCATGCACGGGCGTTGTGCCTCCTATGCCCAGCAGTGCCAGTCACTTTGGGGACCTGGAGCCCAGCCCGCTGCGCCACTTTGCCTCCAGACAGCTAATACTCGGGGAAATGCTTTTGGGAGCTGTGGGCGCAACCCCAGTGGCAGTTATGTGTCCTGCACCCCTAG AGATGCCATTTGTGGGCAGCTCCAGTGCCAGACAGGTAGGACCCAGCCTCTGCTGGGCTCCATCCAGGATCTACTCTGGGAGACAATAGATGTGAATGGGACTGAGCTGAACTGCAGCTGGGTGCACCTGGACCTGGGCAGTGATGTGGCCCAGCCCCTCCTGACTCTGCCTGGCACAGCCTGTGGCCCTGGCCTG GTGTGTATAGACCATCGATGCCAGCGTGTGGATCTCCTGGGGGCACAGGAATGTCGAAGCAAATGCCATGGACATGGG GTCTGTGACAGCAACAGGCACTGCTACTGTGAGGAGGGCTGGGCACCCCCTGACTGCACCACTCAGCTCAAAG CAACCAGCTCCCTGACCACAGGGctgctcctcagcctcctggtctTATTGGTCCTGGTGATGCTTGGTGCCAGCTACTGGTACCGTGCCCGCCTGCACCAGCGACTCTGCCAGCTCAAGGGACCCACCTGCCAGTACAG GGCAGCCCAATCTGGTCCCCCTGAACGGCCAGGACCTCCGCAGAGGGCCCTGCTGGCACAAGGCACTAAG CAGGCTAGTGCTCTCAGCTTCCCGGCCCCCCCTTCCAGGCCGTTGCCGCCTGACCCTGTGTCCAAGAGACTCCAG TCTCAGGGGCCAGCCAAGCCCCCACCCCCAAGGAAGCCATTGCCTGCCGACCCCCAGGGCCGGTGCCCATCGGGTGACCTGCCCGGCCCAGGGGCTGGAATCCCGCCCCTAGTGGTACCCTCCAG ACCAGCGCCACCGCCCCCGACAGTGTCCTCGCTCTACCTCTGA
- the ADAM15 gene encoding disintegrin and metalloproteinase domain-containing protein 15 isoform X2, with amino-acid sequence MRLALLWALGLLGAGSPLPSWPLPNIGGTEEQQAESEKAPREPLEPQVLQDDLPISLKKVLQTSLPEPLRIKLELDGDSHILELLQNRELVPGRPTLVWYQPDGTRVVSEGHTLENCCYQGRVRGYAGSWVSVCTCSGLRGLVVLTPERSYTLEQGPGDLQGPPIISRIQDLHLPGHTCALSWRESVHTQTPPEHPLGQRHIRRAQKYQDFQHLLNRTLEVALLLDTFFQPLNVRVALVGLEAWTQRDLVEISPNPAVTLENFLHWRRAHLLPRLPHDSAQLVTGTSFSGPTVGMAIQNSICSPDFSGGVNMDHSTSILGVASSIAHELGHSLGLDHDLPGNSCPCPGPAPAKTCIMEASTDFLPGLNFSNCSRRALEKALLDGMGSCLFERLPSLPTMAAFCGNMFVEPGEQCDCGFLDDCIDPCCDSSTCQLRPGAQCASDGPCCQNCQLRPSGWQCRPTRGDCDLPEFCPGDSSQCPPDVSLGDGEPCAGGQAVCMHGRCASYAQQCQSLWGPGAQPAAPLCLQTANTRGNAFGSCGRNPSGSYVSCTPRDAICGQLQCQTGRTQPLLGSIQDLLWETIDVNGTELNCSWVHLDLGSDVAQPLLTLPGTACGPGLVCIDHRCQRVDLLGAQECRSKCHGHGVCDSNRHCYCEEGWAPPDCTTQLKATSSLTTGLLLSLLVLLVLVMLGASYWYRARLHQRLCQLKGPTCQYRAAQSGPPERPGPPQRALLAQGTKQASALSFPAPPSRPLPPDPVSKRLQAELADRPNPPTRPLPADPVVRSPKSQGPAKPPPPRKPLPADPQGRCPSGDLPGPGAGIPPLVVPSRPAPPPPTVSSLYL; translated from the exons GTGGCACTGAGGAGCAGCAGGCAGAGTCAGAGAAGGCCCCGAGGGAGCCCTTGGAGCCCCAGGTCCTTCAGGACGATCTCCCAATTAGCCTCAAAAAGGTGCTTCAG ACCAGTCTGCCTGAGCCCCTGAGGATCAAGTTGGAGCTGGACGGTGACAGTCATATCCTGGAGCTGCTACAGAATAG GGAGTTGGTCCCAGGCCGCCCAACCCTGGTGTGGTACCAGCCCGATGGCACTCGGGTGGTCAGTGAGGGACACACTCTG GAGAACTGCTGCTACCAGGGAAGAGTGCGGGGATATGCAGGCTCCTGGGTGTCCGTCTGCACCTGCTCTGGGCTCAG aggCTTGGTGGTCCTGACCCCAGAGAGAAGCTATACCCTGGAGCAGGGGCCTGGGGACCTTCAGGGTCCTCCCATTATTTCGCGAATCCAAGATCTCCACCTGCCAGGCCACACCTGTGCCCTGAGCTGGCGGGAATCTGTACACACTCAGACGCCACCAGAGCACCCCCTGGGACAGCGCCACATTCGCCGG GCCCAGAAATACCAGGACTTCCAGCACCTGCTAAACCGCACACTGGAAGTGGCTCTCTTGCTGGACACA TTCTTCCAGCCCCTGAATGTACGAGTGGCACTAGTGGGCCTGGAGGCCTGGACCCAGCGTGACCTGGTGGAGATCAGCCCAAACCCAGCTGTCACCCTCGAAAACTTCCTCCACTGGCGCAGGGCACATTTGCTGCCTCGATTGCCCCATGACAGTGCCCAGCTGGTGAC TGGTACTTCATTCTCTGGGCCTACGGTGGGCATGGCCATTCAGAACTCCATCTGTTCTCCTGACTTCTCAGGAGGTGTGAACATG GACCACTCCACCAGCATCCTGGGAGTCGCCTCCTCCATAGCCCATGAGTTGGGCCACAGCCTGGGCCTGGACCATGATTTGCCTGGGAATAGCTGCCCCTGTCCAGGTCCAGCCCCAGCCAAGACCTGCATCATGGAGGCCTCCACAGA CTTCCTACCAGGCCTGAATTTCAGCAACTGCAGCCGACGGGCCCTGGAGAAAGCCCTCCTGGATGGAATGGGCAGCTGCCTCTTTGAACGGCTGCCTAGCCTACCCACTATGGCTGCTTTCTGCGGAAATATGTTTGTGGAGCCGGGCGAGCAGTGTGACTGTGGCTTCCTGGAT GACTGCATCGATCCCTGCTGTGATTCCTCGACCTGCCAGCTGAGGCCAGGTGCACAGTGTGCATCTGACGGACCCTGTTGTCAAAATTGCCAG CTGCGCCCGTCTGGCTGGCAGTGTCGTCCTACCAGAGGGGATTGTGACTTGCCTGAATTCTGCCCAGGAGACAGCTCCCAGTGTCCCCCTGATGTCAGCCTAGGGGATGGCGAGCCCTGCGCTGGTGGGCAAGCTGTGTGCATGCACGGGCGTTGTGCCTCCTATGCCCAGCAGTGCCAGTCACTTTGGGGACCTGGAGCCCAGCCCGCTGCGCCACTTTGCCTCCAGACAGCTAATACTCGGGGAAATGCTTTTGGGAGCTGTGGGCGCAACCCCAGTGGCAGTTATGTGTCCTGCACCCCTAG AGATGCCATTTGTGGGCAGCTCCAGTGCCAGACAGGTAGGACCCAGCCTCTGCTGGGCTCCATCCAGGATCTACTCTGGGAGACAATAGATGTGAATGGGACTGAGCTGAACTGCAGCTGGGTGCACCTGGACCTGGGCAGTGATGTGGCCCAGCCCCTCCTGACTCTGCCTGGCACAGCCTGTGGCCCTGGCCTG GTGTGTATAGACCATCGATGCCAGCGTGTGGATCTCCTGGGGGCACAGGAATGTCGAAGCAAATGCCATGGACATGGG GTCTGTGACAGCAACAGGCACTGCTACTGTGAGGAGGGCTGGGCACCCCCTGACTGCACCACTCAGCTCAAAG CAACCAGCTCCCTGACCACAGGGctgctcctcagcctcctggtctTATTGGTCCTGGTGATGCTTGGTGCCAGCTACTGGTACCGTGCCCGCCTGCACCAGCGACTCTGCCAGCTCAAGGGACCCACCTGCCAGTACAG GGCAGCCCAATCTGGTCCCCCTGAACGGCCAGGACCTCCGCAGAGGGCCCTGCTGGCACAAGGCACTAAG CAGGCTAGTGCTCTCAGCTTCCCGGCCCCCCCTTCCAGGCCGTTGCCGCCTGACCCTGTGTCCAAGAGACTCCAG GCTGAGCTGGCTGACCGACCCAATCCCCCTACCCGCCCTCTGCCCGCTGACCCGGTGGTGAGAAGCCCGAAG TCTCAGGGGCCAGCCAAGCCCCCACCCCCAAGGAAGCCATTGCCTGCCGACCCCCAGGGCCGGTGCCCATCGGGTGACCTGCCCGGCCCAGGGGCTGGAATCCCGCCCCTAGTGGTACCCTCCAG ACCAGCGCCACCGCCCCCGACAGTGTCCTCGCTCTACCTCTGA
- the ADAM15 gene encoding disintegrin and metalloproteinase domain-containing protein 15 isoform X5 has translation MRLALLWALGLLGAGSPLPSWPLPNIGGTEEQQAESEKAPREPLEPQVLQDDLPISLKKVLQTSLPEPLRIKLELDGDSHILELLQNRELVPGRPTLVWYQPDGTRVVSEGHTLENCCYQGRVRGYAGSWVSVCTCSGLRGLVVLTPERSYTLEQGPGDLQGPPIISRIQDLHLPGHTCALSWRESVHTQTPPEHPLGQRHIRRRRDVVTETKTVELVIVADHSEAQKYQDFQHLLNRTLEVALLLDTFFQPLNVRVALVGLEAWTQRDLVEISPNPAVTLENFLHWRRAHLLPRLPHDSAQLVTGTSFSGPTVGMAIQNSICSPDFSGGVNMDHSTSILGVASSIAHELGHSLGLDHDLPGNSCPCPGPAPAKTCIMEASTDFLPGLNFSNCSRRALEKALLDGMGSCLFERLPSLPTMAAFCGNMFVEPGEQCDCGFLDDCIDPCCDSSTCQLRPGAQCASDGPCCQNCQLRPSGWQCRPTRGDCDLPEFCPGDSSQCPPDVSLGDGEPCAGGQAVCMHGRCASYAQQCQSLWGPGAQPAAPLCLQTANTRGNAFGSCGRNPSGSYVSCTPRDAICGQLQCQTGRTQPLLGSIQDLLWETIDVNGTELNCSWVHLDLGSDVAQPLLTLPGTACGPGLVCIDHRCQRVDLLGAQECRSKCHGHGVCDSNRHCYCEEGWAPPDCTTQLKATSSLTTGLLLSLLVLLVLVMLGASYWYRARLHQRLCQLKGPTCQYRAAQSGPPERPGPPQRALLAQGTKAELADRPNPPTRPLPADPVVRSPKSQGPAKPPPPRKPLPADPQGRCPSGDLPGPGAGIPPLVVPSRPAPPPPTVSSLYL, from the exons GTGGCACTGAGGAGCAGCAGGCAGAGTCAGAGAAGGCCCCGAGGGAGCCCTTGGAGCCCCAGGTCCTTCAGGACGATCTCCCAATTAGCCTCAAAAAGGTGCTTCAG ACCAGTCTGCCTGAGCCCCTGAGGATCAAGTTGGAGCTGGACGGTGACAGTCATATCCTGGAGCTGCTACAGAATAG GGAGTTGGTCCCAGGCCGCCCAACCCTGGTGTGGTACCAGCCCGATGGCACTCGGGTGGTCAGTGAGGGACACACTCTG GAGAACTGCTGCTACCAGGGAAGAGTGCGGGGATATGCAGGCTCCTGGGTGTCCGTCTGCACCTGCTCTGGGCTCAG aggCTTGGTGGTCCTGACCCCAGAGAGAAGCTATACCCTGGAGCAGGGGCCTGGGGACCTTCAGGGTCCTCCCATTATTTCGCGAATCCAAGATCTCCACCTGCCAGGCCACACCTGTGCCCTGAGCTGGCGGGAATCTGTACACACTCAGACGCCACCAGAGCACCCCCTGGGACAGCGCCACATTCGCCGG AGGCGGGATGTGGTAACAGAGACCAAGACTGTGGAGTTGGTGATTGTGGCTGATCACTCGGAG GCCCAGAAATACCAGGACTTCCAGCACCTGCTAAACCGCACACTGGAAGTGGCTCTCTTGCTGGACACA TTCTTCCAGCCCCTGAATGTACGAGTGGCACTAGTGGGCCTGGAGGCCTGGACCCAGCGTGACCTGGTGGAGATCAGCCCAAACCCAGCTGTCACCCTCGAAAACTTCCTCCACTGGCGCAGGGCACATTTGCTGCCTCGATTGCCCCATGACAGTGCCCAGCTGGTGAC TGGTACTTCATTCTCTGGGCCTACGGTGGGCATGGCCATTCAGAACTCCATCTGTTCTCCTGACTTCTCAGGAGGTGTGAACATG GACCACTCCACCAGCATCCTGGGAGTCGCCTCCTCCATAGCCCATGAGTTGGGCCACAGCCTGGGCCTGGACCATGATTTGCCTGGGAATAGCTGCCCCTGTCCAGGTCCAGCCCCAGCCAAGACCTGCATCATGGAGGCCTCCACAGA CTTCCTACCAGGCCTGAATTTCAGCAACTGCAGCCGACGGGCCCTGGAGAAAGCCCTCCTGGATGGAATGGGCAGCTGCCTCTTTGAACGGCTGCCTAGCCTACCCACTATGGCTGCTTTCTGCGGAAATATGTTTGTGGAGCCGGGCGAGCAGTGTGACTGTGGCTTCCTGGAT GACTGCATCGATCCCTGCTGTGATTCCTCGACCTGCCAGCTGAGGCCAGGTGCACAGTGTGCATCTGACGGACCCTGTTGTCAAAATTGCCAG CTGCGCCCGTCTGGCTGGCAGTGTCGTCCTACCAGAGGGGATTGTGACTTGCCTGAATTCTGCCCAGGAGACAGCTCCCAGTGTCCCCCTGATGTCAGCCTAGGGGATGGCGAGCCCTGCGCTGGTGGGCAAGCTGTGTGCATGCACGGGCGTTGTGCCTCCTATGCCCAGCAGTGCCAGTCACTTTGGGGACCTGGAGCCCAGCCCGCTGCGCCACTTTGCCTCCAGACAGCTAATACTCGGGGAAATGCTTTTGGGAGCTGTGGGCGCAACCCCAGTGGCAGTTATGTGTCCTGCACCCCTAG AGATGCCATTTGTGGGCAGCTCCAGTGCCAGACAGGTAGGACCCAGCCTCTGCTGGGCTCCATCCAGGATCTACTCTGGGAGACAATAGATGTGAATGGGACTGAGCTGAACTGCAGCTGGGTGCACCTGGACCTGGGCAGTGATGTGGCCCAGCCCCTCCTGACTCTGCCTGGCACAGCCTGTGGCCCTGGCCTG GTGTGTATAGACCATCGATGCCAGCGTGTGGATCTCCTGGGGGCACAGGAATGTCGAAGCAAATGCCATGGACATGGG GTCTGTGACAGCAACAGGCACTGCTACTGTGAGGAGGGCTGGGCACCCCCTGACTGCACCACTCAGCTCAAAG CAACCAGCTCCCTGACCACAGGGctgctcctcagcctcctggtctTATTGGTCCTGGTGATGCTTGGTGCCAGCTACTGGTACCGTGCCCGCCTGCACCAGCGACTCTGCCAGCTCAAGGGACCCACCTGCCAGTACAG GGCAGCCCAATCTGGTCCCCCTGAACGGCCAGGACCTCCGCAGAGGGCCCTGCTGGCACAAGGCACTAAG GCTGAGCTGGCTGACCGACCCAATCCCCCTACCCGCCCTCTGCCCGCTGACCCGGTGGTGAGAAGCCCGAAG TCTCAGGGGCCAGCCAAGCCCCCACCCCCAAGGAAGCCATTGCCTGCCGACCCCCAGGGCCGGTGCCCATCGGGTGACCTGCCCGGCCCAGGGGCTGGAATCCCGCCCCTAGTGGTACCCTCCAG ACCAGCGCCACCGCCCCCGACAGTGTCCTCGCTCTACCTCTGA
- the ADAM15 gene encoding disintegrin and metalloproteinase domain-containing protein 15 isoform X7, translating to MRLALLWALGLLGAGSPLPSWPLPNIGGTEEQQAESEKAPREPLEPQVLQDDLPISLKKVLQTSLPEPLRIKLELDGDSHILELLQNRELVPGRPTLVWYQPDGTRVVSEGHTLENCCYQGRVRGYAGSWVSVCTCSGLRGLVVLTPERSYTLEQGPGDLQGPPIISRIQDLHLPGHTCALSWRESVHTQTPPEHPLGQRHIRRRRDVVTETKTVELVIVADHSEAQKYQDFQHLLNRTLEVALLLDTFFQPLNVRVALVGLEAWTQRDLVEISPNPAVTLENFLHWRRAHLLPRLPHDSAQLVTGTSFSGPTVGMAIQNSICSPDFSGGVNMDHSTSILGVASSIAHELGHSLGLDHDLPGNSCPCPGPAPAKTCIMEASTDFLPGLNFSNCSRRALEKALLDGMGSCLFERLPSLPTMAAFCGNMFVEPGEQCDCGFLDDCIDPCCDSSTCQLRPGAQCASDGPCCQNCQLRPSGWQCRPTRGDCDLPEFCPGDSSQCPPDVSLGDGEPCAGGQAVCMHGRCASYAQQCQSLWGPGAQPAAPLCLQTANTRGNAFGSCGRNPSGSYVSCTPRDAICGQLQCQTGRTQPLLGSIQDLLWETIDVNGTELNCSWVHLDLGSDVAQPLLTLPGTACGPGLVCIDHRCQRVDLLGAQECRSKCHGHGVCDSNRHCYCEEGWAPPDCTTQLKATSSLTTGLLLSLLVLLVLVMLGASYWYRARLHQRLCQLKGPTCQYRAAQSGPPERPGPPQRALLAQGTKQASALSFPAPPSRPLPPDPVSKRLQAELADRPNPPTRPLPADPVVRSPKSQGPAKPPPPRKPLPADPQGRCPSGDLPGPGAGIPPLVVPSRPAPPPPTVSSLYL from the exons GTGGCACTGAGGAGCAGCAGGCAGAGTCAGAGAAGGCCCCGAGGGAGCCCTTGGAGCCCCAGGTCCTTCAGGACGATCTCCCAATTAGCCTCAAAAAGGTGCTTCAG ACCAGTCTGCCTGAGCCCCTGAGGATCAAGTTGGAGCTGGACGGTGACAGTCATATCCTGGAGCTGCTACAGAATAG GGAGTTGGTCCCAGGCCGCCCAACCCTGGTGTGGTACCAGCCCGATGGCACTCGGGTGGTCAGTGAGGGACACACTCTG GAGAACTGCTGCTACCAGGGAAGAGTGCGGGGATATGCAGGCTCCTGGGTGTCCGTCTGCACCTGCTCTGGGCTCAG aggCTTGGTGGTCCTGACCCCAGAGAGAAGCTATACCCTGGAGCAGGGGCCTGGGGACCTTCAGGGTCCTCCCATTATTTCGCGAATCCAAGATCTCCACCTGCCAGGCCACACCTGTGCCCTGAGCTGGCGGGAATCTGTACACACTCAGACGCCACCAGAGCACCCCCTGGGACAGCGCCACATTCGCCGG AGGCGGGATGTGGTAACAGAGACCAAGACTGTGGAGTTGGTGATTGTGGCTGATCACTCGGAG GCCCAGAAATACCAGGACTTCCAGCACCTGCTAAACCGCACACTGGAAGTGGCTCTCTTGCTGGACACA TTCTTCCAGCCCCTGAATGTACGAGTGGCACTAGTGGGCCTGGAGGCCTGGACCCAGCGTGACCTGGTGGAGATCAGCCCAAACCCAGCTGTCACCCTCGAAAACTTCCTCCACTGGCGCAGGGCACATTTGCTGCCTCGATTGCCCCATGACAGTGCCCAGCTGGTGAC TGGTACTTCATTCTCTGGGCCTACGGTGGGCATGGCCATTCAGAACTCCATCTGTTCTCCTGACTTCTCAGGAGGTGTGAACATG GACCACTCCACCAGCATCCTGGGAGTCGCCTCCTCCATAGCCCATGAGTTGGGCCACAGCCTGGGCCTGGACCATGATTTGCCTGGGAATAGCTGCCCCTGTCCAGGTCCAGCCCCAGCCAAGACCTGCATCATGGAGGCCTCCACAGA CTTCCTACCAGGCCTGAATTTCAGCAACTGCAGCCGACGGGCCCTGGAGAAAGCCCTCCTGGATGGAATGGGCAGCTGCCTCTTTGAACGGCTGCCTAGCCTACCCACTATGGCTGCTTTCTGCGGAAATATGTTTGTGGAGCCGGGCGAGCAGTGTGACTGTGGCTTCCTGGAT GACTGCATCGATCCCTGCTGTGATTCCTCGACCTGCCAGCTGAGGCCAGGTGCACAGTGTGCATCTGACGGACCCTGTTGTCAAAATTGCCAG CTGCGCCCGTCTGGCTGGCAGTGTCGTCCTACCAGAGGGGATTGTGACTTGCCTGAATTCTGCCCAGGAGACAGCTCCCAGTGTCCCCCTGATGTCAGCCTAGGGGATGGCGAGCCCTGCGCTGGTGGGCAAGCTGTGTGCATGCACGGGCGTTGTGCCTCCTATGCCCAGCAGTGCCAGTCACTTTGGGGACCTGGAGCCCAGCCCGCTGCGCCACTTTGCCTCCAGACAGCTAATACTCGGGGAAATGCTTTTGGGAGCTGTGGGCGCAACCCCAGTGGCAGTTATGTGTCCTGCACCCCTAG AGATGCCATTTGTGGGCAGCTCCAGTGCCAGACAGGTAGGACCCAGCCTCTGCTGGGCTCCATCCAGGATCTACTCTGGGAGACAATAGATGTGAATGGGACTGAGCTGAACTGCAGCTGGGTGCACCTGGACCTGGGCAGTGATGTGGCCCAGCCCCTCCTGACTCTGCCTGGCACAGCCTGTGGCCCTGGCCTG GTGTGTATAGACCATCGATGCCAGCGTGTGGATCTCCTGGGGGCACAGGAATGTCGAAGCAAATGCCATGGACATGGG GTCTGTGACAGCAACAGGCACTGCTACTGTGAGGAGGGCTGGGCACCCCCTGACTGCACCACTCAGCTCAAAG CAACCAGCTCCCTGACCACAGGGctgctcctcagcctcctggtctTATTGGTCCTGGTGATGCTTGGTGCCAGCTACTGGTACCGTGCCCGCCTGCACCAGCGACTCTGCCAGCTCAAGGGACCCACCTGCCAGTACAG GGCAGCCCAATCTGGTCCCCCTGAACGGCCAGGACCTCCGCAGAGGGCCCTGCTGGCACAAGGCACTAAG CAGGCTAGTGCTCTCAGCTTCCCGGCCCCCCCTTCCAGGCCGTTGCCGCCTGACCCTGTGTCCAAGAGACTCCAG GCTGAGCTGGCTGACCGACCCAATCCCCCTACCCGCCCTCTGCCCGCTGACCCGGTGGTGAGAAGCCCGAAG TCTCAGGGGCCAGCCAAGCCCCCACCCCCAAGGAAGCCATTGCCTGCCGACCCCCAGGGCCGGTGCCCATCGGGTGACCTGCCCGGCCCAGGGGCTGGAATCCCGCCCCTAGTGGTACCCTCCAG ACCAGCGCCACCGCCCCCGACAGTGTCCTCGCTCTACCTCTGA